The genomic stretch TCCAGTCAAGCCGGGATGAATCTTGAGTAAGTTGACCCACTAGATCCTCCCCATTGAAGAGTTCAACTTTTTCGATTTTGGCATCATTGCTTTTTATTTCAAGCTCAATGGGAACCTCACTAAATGCTGCAAATTCAGATTTTTGACCCGGTAAAACTATACTGATTTCAGGAGCGACAAAAGTTCTGAAGTGTTTAGTAAGGGTGATATCTTTTCCCGGCATGTCAAGTTCGTATAGAGCAAAGTTGCCTACCTGAACCTCATCTACACTCCAGTGATCAAATATGACTCCTTCTTCTTCTTCAACCAAGAATATCAGTTTTTCACCTGCTTCCGCTTTAGTAGAATCCGACAAAACAGTGATTTCACCCGATATTTCTTCAGTAGCGGTTGTCATTGTAATTCTATAGAATTCAATACCCTTAAAATCAGGGTAAGTGATTTTGGAGGTGATAAGTTTTGCGATTTCATCCTGGGAAAGCTGTCTGTTCCAGATTCCCACATTATCCAAGACACCTTCAAACCTCCTGCGGTTTGCCGCATTATTTTTTAATGAAGCTGTACCTATTGTCAATTCCTGGTTTGATTTGGCAATTGTTCCTGAAATCTTAGCAGATTTTTCAGGCACGGTACTATCAAAATACAAACTATACCCTTCACCTGATTTGTACGTAGCAATTACCCTCACCCATTTTCCAAAGGGAACGGTCTGGGTAGAAACCCAATCCTTGAGGCCAGAAGTATTTGTTCTGATCCTTATTTTATTATCCTTTGTGACCGACATTGAGTATGTCTGGTTCTGAGGCCAAGCAGCTGAAAATGTTTTACCCATAATGATACTGGCACTCTCCTGACCATCTCCCTGCCGGAAAATATCGGCCATCAAGGTAAACTCAGTGGTAAGGTTCAGACCATCGCTGTGTGGAACACTGGATATCGAGGAATTCCCGTCATACCTGTTCCCTTTTTCATTAAAACCATTGACATGGCTGATCAGGTTGTTGGTTCCATGGTTTTGGCCATGGGAATCCCTGAGAGCACCCGAAGAATTGGTGTTCATCTCGTAAAAGGCAACCAATCCTTGCAGTAATCCTGTTCCAGTTTCTGGCTTAGATGAAACATTTTCTTCCTTAACGACATTAATGGTAACAGGAGCCGACTCAACGAATGCTCCATTGTCGTAGAATGCTCTTGCTTTAATACTATATTGGCCAAGAGGGGCGTTCTTCCAGGTGTAATTGATAGTACCTGCATCCAACGTGGTAATCAGTTTCGTTCCATGGAAAAGCTCAACTTTTTCGATTTTACTGACATTGTTCTCTGACTCAATTTCAATTTGAATATCACTCAATGCATCAAATTGGGAATTTTGAACTGGTGAAATTATCCGGATTTCTGAAGCCTCCTGTAGGTCTCCAAAATCAGGATAAGTGATTTTTGAGGTGATAAGTCTTGCGATTTCATCCTTTGAAAGCTGTCTGTTCCAGATCCCCACATTATCCAAGACACCCTCAAACCTTCTGCGGTTTGCCGCATTCTTTTTTAATGAAGCTGTACCTATTGTCAATTCCTGGTTTGATTTGGCAATTGTTCCTGAAATCTTAGCAGATTTTTCAGGCACGGTACTATCAAAATACAAACTATACCCTTCACCTGATTTGTACGTAGCAATTACCCTCAACCATTTTCCAAAGGGAACTGTCTGGGTAGAAACCCAATCCTTGAGGCCAGAAGTATTTGTCCTGATTCTTATTTTATTATCCTTTGTAACCGAGATTGAGTATGCCTGATTCTGAGGCCAAGCAGCTGAAAATGTTTTACCTATAATGATACTGGCACCCTCCTGGCCATCTCCCTGCCTGAAAATATCGGCCATCAAGGTAAACTCAGTGGTAAGGTTCAGACCATCGCTGTGTGGAACACTGGATATCGAGGAATTCCCGTCATACCTGTTCCCTTTTTCATTAAAACCATTGACATGGCTGATCAGTTTGTTGGTTCCATGGTTTTGGCCATGGGAATCCCTGAGAGCACCCGAAGAATTGGTGTTCATCTCGTAAAAGGCAACTAATCCTTGCAGTAATCCTGCTCCCACATCTATTTCGGGTTCCGTATTAACTATATCACCGACTTTGATATTTACTGCCGCTGAAACGGTTGAACTTCCTTTACTATCAGTTGCTTTTGCAGTCAAAGAGATGTTTCCTGCTGGAAGATTTGTCCAGACGAAGCTGAACGGGGAAGTGGTTTCAGTTCCCAACAAAGTGTTTCCATTGTAAAAATCGACTTTAGCAACCGAGTTACTGAAGTCAGAAGGATCAACTGTTATGGAGATGTTGTCACCCTGTTTAAACTGATCATTAGCTTTCGGTGAAGTAATGTTTACCCTTGGGGCAATGTTAGGTTTTTCCTCTGGAGCACCTGAGATTGGAGTATATAATTTGTGCGAAGCAGGATGGAGTTGAAGTCCTCTAGAAACAGAAGTGTTTTCAGCCAGAAATTCATTGCTATACTGCCAATAATGTATGTCGTCCATCCACATGAACTGGTTTTTATCGGGAGCAAATCTTGCATCTGCTCCGCCCATAAATGTATGTAGGGCCAATCCTCTGATTGTTTGGGGACTTGCAGATGTCCTCATTTCAATATTCTGTACTGACGCAACCAAAACCCCATCCAACCAAACTTGCATGATCCCGTTAGATTTTCCTATTTGATTGGCAACCACACGGACCGTCAACTCCTGCCATTGCCCTTTTTTCAATTGTCCAAAAGAGCCGGCTCCCATACCATCCCCATACTTACCAGGCATTTTATGGTGGTAAACATATACACCAAGTTTACCATCTTTCTTTTGCACTAATCTTAAGCTTGAGCCTTTATTACGTATGTTAGGGCCATCTCCTCCACTAGCAACAGTTTGGACAGTTCCGAATGAGACTCCAGGAAGCTTATTTCCTAGCCCCCAATCAAAATCATCTTGGTATTTAATTCTAAACGTCCAATAGATTTCAGTTATATCATCAGGAGTATCCCTAAAATCCACCCATTGATTTAATCCCCCTCCTTTACCCCAGGTGCCTTTAGGATAATAGTTTGCCAAAACTTTCTTTCCATCGACAGATCTTATTTGGGTTGTATTAGGTAATTGTAAATTTCCGCTTTTCCAATCTGATTTGAACTGGAAATAAGTATAATAACCAATTGGATGATCATCAAAATCTACTTTTCTCCTGATAATGAAATCTTTGGGGTCTGAAGCGGTGGTTTTATTTCTTTCATCTAATTCGTCACCTATCGAGTCAGGAAAATTGGCACTAATAATGTTTACATTATTAGAATTGGATAAAACGGGAGAATTAGCTAAACAATTATATCCAAATATTAATCCTGAAAATAGATATAATAATACGATGGTATTTTTTTTTTGCATATAATTTCATTTTAGGCCTAATATTTTAGACCCAACAGGTTGGTGGATGGCATTCTTAATAGTACAGAAAATAGGCAAAACTTGGGTGTATTTCAGATTACAATGTAACTAAAATAGTGTTATTTAAATCTAATTATCTGTTTTTCAAACAAAAGAAAATACATTCTCTTTGCGCTCATTTTCAATCATCATGCCGAAATTAGTCCAGTCTGAAATGGTAAAAGCAAAAGAACAACTCGTCTGAATAACTATATTTTTATAAATTTTCTGCTAGTTAAAAAATTAGGATAATTACCCAACTCTATTATACAAACTAGTGATCTAAAACAACTGTCAAATCGACCGACAAGCTGAACCCTTGGGTTTTTATGTGGTATTCAATGTGAATCACTGCAGTTAAGGAAATTGTTTTGATATCATATTCCCAGCTTCATTTAGATTTTCGGAGAAAACAGTAAAAAAAATCCGCAGTCGGATGAGATGCAACCCCAAAATCAGGCAACATATCCCATATACCCACAAACTGTTGACTCACTTTGTGGATTTCAACCACAATCTCATCTGAAGTGATTATTTTTCTTTTCAAATGAAATGCAGTCGCATTGACTGTATAAAAAACATATTTACTGTATCCTACTTCAATTGAATCATTCTTGAGATCCACTTATAAAATAAGATTAGTTCCACCTTCAGTCAATGCGCCATTACTTAAGAAATAAGTTTAATCGTAAGCACCAAACCCCTTCCTAAACAAAGATTTTCCCAGCTGTACTTAGCATTACATTGTAGCAGCATTTGGTGTAAACGATTATTTTTTAATAAACCGTTTACCAGAAAATTCATTTCCATTTGCTGTTAGTTGTAACACATAGACCCCATTTATCAAATCAGAGACGTCAATAGTTACTGTAGATTGTTCTGGTCTTACGTTGAAGGTTTTTTCTACTCTGCCATTCATTGATACCACTCTAAATTCAAAATCATAGATTCCATCCAAATTTGAGAAAATGATATTAAGGTGCTCAGTAGTTGGGTTTGGGCCGATTACATAGTCCAACTGCGGATTTGCAATATCCTTAGCTACACTAAAAAGGACTGGTTCCGAGTAATAAGATTTTCCCCTGGCATCAGTTGCCCGGGCAACTATCCGGTGATTTCCTTCTGGAATATTTTTCCACTGGAAACCGTAAGGATTCTCCTTCGCCTGTCCTAACTTTTTACTTTCTAATATGTACTCTACGATTTTTACCTCATTCTCAAATTCAACAAGTTCTACATTGAGATCTATATTTTCTCCTGACTGAAGCTCAGTGCTGATATCGGGAACAACTAATTTTACGATCGCCTGTTTCTTTTTCAAAACCTTTATTGGAATTGGGCTTGATAGTTTTTTGGTTCCGCCGGTAAAAATCAGATGTGCTACCAACGTGTGATCACCTTCTTCTGCATTATCCCACAAATAATCGTATGGCGCAGTAGTCGAACTGCCTATCTTTTTATTTCCCGTGAAGTAATCTACCCTATTAATAGGATTGCCGGTCTCCGGAATTTCCACCTTGATGGCAATACTTTCTCCTGTCACGAATTCAGCATCCTTAATAGGATCTGTGATTTGGAAGATTGTTTGGGCTTTTTCCTTAATAGTTATAGCTATAGGTTCCGATACTTTAAATTTATTAGAATCTTCCCCAATTGCTTTTGCTGTTATGATGTGTTTACCCGAAGTAGGATTTTGCCACTTGATGTCAAATGGACTTGTTGAAGAAGATCCGATAAGCTTATTTCCACTGTAATATTCCACCTTTTTAACTGTTTCTTCTGAACCCTGGAACATGACCATCAAGTCCACATTTGCCTCCGGATCAAATTCTTGATTATTGAAAAGGCTAATTATAATCACTTCCGGAATAACCAATTCGACAGGAATCCCTTCAGACTCCTTCTCCCTAACAGTGATGTTGACCACAGCTGAAGCAGTAACAGCCCCTTTGTTGTCAGTGGCCTTCGCTGTCAATGAGAAACTTCCAACAGGTAGATCAGCCCAATTGAAGCTGTAAGGGGAAGAGATATCAGTTCCCAGCAGGGTCGTCCCCTGGTAGAAATCCACTTTGGTGACCGTCCCGTCAGAATCCGATGCGTCTGCTGCGATGCTGATGTTGTCGCCCTCGGTGAACTGGGCATTTGCTGCAGGGCCCGTGATGCTTACTTTCGGTGCCACATTCGCTTTTTCAACGACATTGATGTTGACCGCTGACGACACGGTCACGGCACCTTTGTTGTCCGTTGCCTTTGCGGTCAGCGAGAAGCTTCCGACAGGAAGGTCCTCCCAATTAAAGCTGTACGGGGAAGAGGTATCAGTCCCCAACATAGTGCTTCCATTATAGAAATCCACTCTGGTGACCGTCCCGTCAGAATCCGATGCGTCTGCTGTGATGCTGATGTTGTCACCCTGGATAAACTGTTCGCCAGACTTCGGTGAGGTAATGCTTACACTCGGTGCCACATTCGCTTTTCCAACGACATTGATGTTGACCACAGAAGAAACAGCAGTGGTTCCTTTGTTGTCCGTTGCCTTTGCGGTCAGCGAGAAGCTTCCGACAGGAAGGTCCGCCCAATTAAAGCTGTACGGGGAAGAGGTGTCAGTCCCCAACAAAGTGCTTCCATTATAGAAATCCACTCTGGTGACCGTCCCATCTGAGTCAGCTGCATCTGCAGTGATGGAGATGTTGTCACCTTGGATAAACTGGGCGTTTGCGTTTGGAGCGGTGATGCTTACACTCGGTGCCACATTCGCTTTTTCAACGACATTGATGTTGACCACAGAAGAAACAGCAGTGGTTCCTTTGTTGTCCGTTGCCTTTGCGGTCAGCGAGAAGCTTCCGACAGGAAGGTCCGCCCAATTAAAGCTGTACGGGGAAGAGGTGTCAGTCCCCAACAAAGTGCTTCCAGTATAGAAATCCACTTTGGTGACCGTCCCGTCAGGATCCGATGCCTCCGCCGTGATGCTGATGTTGTCGCCCTGGATAAACTGGGTGTTTGCGTTTGGAGCGGTGATGCTTACACTCGGTGCCACATTCGCTTTTTCAGCGACATTGATGTTGACCACAGAAGAAACAGCAGTGGTTCCTTTGTTGTCAGTGGCCTTCGCTGTCAATGAGAAACTTCCAACAGGTAGATCATCCCAATTGAAGCTGTAAGGGGAAGAGGTATCAGTCCCCAACAAAGTGCTTCCATTATAGAAATCCACTCTGGTGACCGTCCCGTCAGGATCCGATGCCTCCGCCGTGATGCTGATATTGTCGCCCTCGGTGAACTGGGTGTTTGTGTTTGGAGCGGTGACGCTTACAATCGGTGCCACATTCGCTTTTTCAACGACATTGATGTTGACCACAGAAGAAACAGCAGTGGTTCCTTTGTTGTCCGTTGCCTTTGCGGTCAGCGAGAAGCTTCCGACAGGAAGGTTTGCCCAATTGAAGCTGTACGGGGAAGAGGTATCAGTTCCCAGCAGGGTCGTCCCCTGGTAGAAATCCACTCTGGTGACCGTCCCGTCTGAGTCAGCTGCATCTGCAGTGATGGAGATGTTGTCACCTTGGATGAACTGGGCATTTGCTGCAGGCCCCGTGATACTTACTTTCGGCGAGATGTTCGCCTTTTCAACGACGTGGATATTGGCCACTGACGATACGGTCACGGCACCCTTGTTGTCCGTTGCCTTTGCGGTCAGCGAGAAGCTTCCGACAGGAAGGTCCGCCCAATTGAAGCTGTAAGGGGAAGAGGTGTCAGTCCCCAACAAAGTGCTTCCATTATAGAAATCCACTTTGGTGACCGTCCCGTCAGGATCCGATGCCTCCGCCGTGATGCTGATGTTGTCGCCCTGGATAAACTGGGTGTTTGCGTTTGGAGCGGTGATGCTTACACTCGGTGCCACATTCGCTTTTTCAGCGACATTGATGTTGACCACAGAAGAAACAGCAGTGGTTCCTTTGTTGTCAGTGGCCTTCGCTGTCAATGAGAAACTTCCAACAGGTAGATCATCCCAATTGAAGCTGTAAGGGGAAGAGGTATCAGTTCCCAGCAGGGTCGTCCCCTGGTAGAAATCCACTCTGGTGACCGTCCCGTCTGAGTCAGCTGCATCTGCAGTGATGGAGATGTTGTCACCTTGGATAAACTGGGCGTTTATGTTTGGAGCGGTGATGCTTACACTCGGTGCCACATTCGCCCTTTCAGCAACCGTGATGTTTACCGCCCCTGAGACAGTAACAGCCCCTTTGTTGTCAGTGGCCTTTGCTGTCAGCGAGAAGCTTCCGACAGGAAGGTCCGCCCAATTAAAGCT from Algoriphagus sp. NG3 encodes the following:
- a CDS encoding Ig-like domain-containing protein, with amino-acid sequence MQKKNTIVLLYLFSGLIFGYNCLANSPVLSNSNNVNIISANFPDSIGDELDERNKTTASDPKDFIIRRKVDFDDHPIGYYTYFQFKSDWKSGNLQLPNTTQIRSVDGKKVLANYYPKGTWGKGGGLNQWVDFRDTPDDITEIYWTFRIKYQDDFDWGLGNKLPGVSFGTVQTVASGGDGPNIRNKGSSLRLVQKKDGKLGVYVYHHKMPGKYGDGMGAGSFGQLKKGQWQELTVRVVANQIGKSNGIMQVWLDGVLVASVQNIEMRTSASPQTIRGLALHTFMGGADARFAPDKNQFMWMDDIHYWQYSNEFLAENTSVSRGLQLHPASHKLYTPISGAPEEKPNIAPRVNITSPKANDQFKQGDNISITVDPSDFSNSVAKVDFYNGNTLLGTETTSPFSFVWTNLPAGNISLTAKATDSKGSSTVSAAVNIKVGDIVNTEPEIDVGAGLLQGLVAFYEMNTNSSGALRDSHGQNHGTNKLISHVNGFNEKGNRYDGNSSISSVPHSDGLNLTTEFTLMADIFRQGDGQEGASIIIGKTFSAAWPQNQAYSISVTKDNKIRIRTNTSGLKDWVSTQTVPFGKWLRVIATYKSGEGYSLYFDSTVPEKSAKISGTIAKSNQELTIGTASLKKNAANRRRFEGVLDNVGIWNRQLSKDEIARLITSKITYPDFGDLQEASEIRIISPVQNSQFDALSDIQIEIESENNVSKIEKVELFHGTKLITTLDAGTINYTWKNAPLGQYSIKARAFYDNGAFVESAPVTINVVKEENVSSKPETGTGLLQGLVAFYEMNTNSSGALRDSHGQNHGTNNLISHVNGFNEKGNRYDGNSSISSVPHSDGLNLTTEFTLMADIFRQGDGQESASIIMGKTFSAAWPQNQTYSMSVTKDNKIRIRTNTSGLKDWVSTQTVPFGKWVRVIATYKSGEGYSLYFDSTVPEKSAKISGTIAKSNQELTIGTASLKNNAANRRRFEGVLDNVGIWNRQLSQDEIAKLITSKITYPDFKGIEFYRITMTTATEEISGEITVLSDSTKAEAGEKLIFLVEEEEGVIFDHWSVDEVQVGNFALYELDMPGKDITLTKHFRTFVAPEISIVLPGQKSEFAAFSEVPIELEIKSNDAKIEKVELFNGEDLVGQLTQDSSRLDWKNIPEGNHQLVGRITDSNGKTYFSDPVVLKAVGNQSKDIPNVLLEYVIGPNPTTDYLNVIFSNLDGVYDFEFRIVSMNGVAQKSFNASPKESTAILDVSDLNNGVYVLHLIGNGHNLSSKKFIKL
- a CDS encoding Ig-like domain-containing protein, with the translated sequence MKKPFTTTISIYLFIGFMLGFNCIANSASIFSSSNINILSTNSPDSIGNELGEIVKTTISDPKDFVIRRKVDFDSHPDGYYTDTQFKSDWRGGKLYMPNTTQIGSVDGKKVLANYYPKGTWGRGGGLNQWVDFSDTPDNITEIYWTFRIKYQDDFDWGLANKLPGVSFGTVQTVASGGDGPNIGNKGSSLRLMWREGGKMSLYVYHHNMHGEYGDDMGIGTFGQLKKGHWQELTVRVVANQVGKANGIMQVWLDGVLVASVQNIEMRTSTSPQTIRGLALHTFMGGADERFAPDKNQFMWMDDIHYWQYSEEFLAENTSVSRGLQLHSASHKLYTPISGAPEEKPNVSPKVSITGPAANAQFIQGDNISITADAADSDGTVTKVDFYNGSTLLGTDISSPYSFNWADLPVGSFSLTAKATDNKGAVTVSGAVNITVAERANVAPSVSITAPNINAQFIQGDNISITADAADSDGTVTRVDFYQGTTLLGTDTSSPYSFNWDDLPVGSFSLTAKATDNKGTTAVSSVVNINVAEKANVAPSVSITAPNANTQFIQGDNISITAEASDPDGTVTKVDFYNGSTLLGTDTSSPYSFNWADLPVGSFSLTAKATDNKGAVTVSSVANIHVVEKANISPKVSITGPAANAQFIQGDNISITADAADSDGTVTRVDFYQGTTLLGTDTSSPYSFNWANLPVGSFSLTAKATDNKGTTAVSSVVNINVVEKANVAPIVSVTAPNTNTQFTEGDNISITAEASDPDGTVTRVDFYNGSTLLGTDTSSPYSFNWDDLPVGSFSLTAKATDNKGTTAVSSVVNINVAEKANVAPSVSITAPNANTQFIQGDNISITAEASDPDGTVTKVDFYTGSTLLGTDTSSPYSFNWADLPVGSFSLTAKATDNKGTTAVSSVVNINVVEKANVAPSVSITAPNANAQFIQGDNISITADAADSDGTVTRVDFYNGSTLLGTDTSSPYSFNWADLPVGSFSLTAKATDNKGTTAVSSVVNINVVGKANVAPSVSITSPKSGEQFIQGDNISITADASDSDGTVTRVDFYNGSTMLGTDTSSPYSFNWEDLPVGSFSLTAKATDNKGAVTVSSAVNINVVEKANVAPKVSITGPAANAQFTEGDNISIAADASDSDGTVTKVDFYQGTTLLGTDISSPYSFNWADLPVGSFSLTAKATDNKGAVTASAVVNITVREKESEGIPVELVIPEVIIISLFNNQEFDPEANVDLMVMFQGSEETVKKVEYYSGNKLIGSSSTSPFDIKWQNPTSGKHIITAKAIGEDSNKFKVSEPIAITIKEKAQTIFQITDPIKDAEFVTGESIAIKVEIPETGNPINRVDYFTGNKKIGSSTTAPYDYLWDNAEEGDHTLVAHLIFTGGTKKLSSPIPIKVLKKKQAIVKLVVPDISTELQSGENIDLNVELVEFENEVKIVEYILESKKLGQAKENPYGFQWKNIPEGNHRIVARATDARGKSYYSEPVLFSVAKDIANPQLDYVIGPNPTTEHLNIIFSNLDGIYDFEFRVVSMNGRVEKTFNVRPEQSTVTIDVSDLINGVYVLQLTANGNEFSGKRFIKK